The Lineus longissimus chromosome 8, tnLinLong1.2, whole genome shotgun sequence region ATCAGCCACAAtggcaatgacgatgatgaagccTGGGCCAATACCAGCCATGCAGCAGGCCCCTGTCAGCCTTGAGAATATCCTTCCTGAGAAGACACACAAACTCGTCCGCatgaaatcaacaaagaaaGGGTAAATACCACTCAAATGAGCCTTGATCAACTCAAGGCAAAGCCAACTTGTTTGTCTGTGGATGAATGTTGACATGTGCAGCACAGCGGAGGTGATAACAGATCAAACATACTGTAGAGCATATTGTGCATCTTCTCACCCACACAGCAAACCATTGAAACATGTGTGGTGTGAGTGGTAATTGTTCAATAGATAATAGCCTCAATACATTAAACATAAAGATCAAGGAAGAAACGAGAGTGACAGAGTCATAATAGCATCCTATAACAGTCCTGAAAGAGACGACTTATTCATAGAGTCAATCTGATATCATAATCATACATCAATGTAAACACAACAACAGCAAAGTCAATTTGAGTGACTGCATTCGGGTGCATGGTGCGTAAGAATCAAGTTCAAGAGATCAGTTTTATCGAATTCAGAATTTCAGAAGGGCAGCCATTTAGTTTGACAGGGGGATTTGATTTGAAGATTTACGGGTGAGGAATATAGGTTAGTCTACATATAACTTGGGTGTGAATATAAGTCTGGTGGGACATGGGCACACACTGCTAGTTCATTGGAGGATGTTAAACTTATATTCTGAGAGAAAGACCAGCAAGGGAGCTCCTATAGGtttgtctcatttctctcacaACTCATCTGAATATTTTCATGTTTCAACATATCAAACATCAATTTTGTGTAACTTTGGATAGCATCGTCCTAAGCTTGCAGCAGGGGTGAACACCCTGGTCCTGTATTAACTCCATGTCACCATTGTCTGTCATTGTTGTGAAACTGACCATGCTTTGTTGTGGTCAGTGAAGCTTGTTGTGGTCAGTGAAGCTTGTTGTGGTCAGTGAAGCTTGTTGTGGTCAGTGAAGCTTGTTGTGGTCAGTGAAGCTTGTTGTGGTCAGTGAAGCTTGTCAGTGTTGGTCACCTCTGATCATGTCTGGTTAATCCCATGATGTAACTGAGCTTCATCAAACATGTACCAGGAACTGTGAATTTGGCTGTATAAACTCAACCTCTCCCTCTGTACTAGCAGTTTGTGGTATATATCTATGTGGACATATATATTGGACATCATGTGTACTGTGAGCCATGGAGGCTTGACCCTGACTCTCTTACCCCAGAAACTTTACACTAAACTCTCCAACCAAATGATTGCAGCCAACTTGAACAGATCAAGCTGAGCATAACTTGAACAGATCAAGCTGAGCATAACTTGAACAGATCAAGCTGAGCATAACTTGAACAATGGCACTGGTTTCAAACATCAACATTGATTCAACAGAATTGAATGTGGTAATGACACAAAATAAGGGCTCCGTTGTCATGGTGATGTCATTGACAACAGATACTAATCGACTTCTGGATGATATCACATCACCGCAAACATCTAATGAATATTTACTCACAGAATAATGAACAAATTGGTTGGAATTGATTCTCTATCTCCATGAGAGGAGCACTTGTTAATGTTAGAGTCAAGTTTTATAGGACCGCACTACTGTAGCTAAAAACATACAAGCATGACGGAATGCTGATATAGGGTAAATCTCAGTAGTTCAAGTCATTGTATGGTTCAAATGATGACACTTGGCCCTCAGCACAGGCCTAATCTATACCAGAGACATTTTCTAGCCAGCAATAACACAATAAGCTTACTCCAAACACTTGACCGCAATCTGATCAGATCACCCAGAAAGAGGATCACTTAATCAACATCAAATCAATGATAAACAGTCTGAGTAAACTAGGCTCTGCCCTTGCTGTGTTGTCAGAGATAGAGCAATGCTGCATCAGAACAGTAGACTGGCAGCGGGCCAGGTGATTGTGGGCCGTATTGACGGTGATTTGAGCCGGAGGGTTTATAGCCTGCTGGTATTACTCCCAGCAAGGCGCTGGTGGGGACAGCAGGATTATGGTGTGAAGTAGAAACAAGGTGGATTTCAGGTGGAATCTCAACGATCTTGATTATCATAAAAGGTATGATTTgaacttttttaggattttaaacTGTTTTATAGGCTGCTGGCATGTATTGAATATTACACTCATGTATTTTGTGGATTACTGGGCAAAACCATCTTGGGAAGGAAAAGTAACTTTTTACTTTATTGGTATACTTGGCATTTTCGAGAACCTTTGACTATATCTCATAATGTCTACCATGGTGTCAGTCCACAGATATATAAACCTCTCCTTGCAACCATTAGCTCAATCAACAATATCAAAGTAGGACCACAGTGGTTTCACTACTGTCAGTGCAGACAGACTGATATTCTCTCAAGAGGTTCATCATCTGTGGCAGACTTGACCCAAGGGTCCAGTTTTTGAACAACGGTTTGGTTTCTGCTTTGACCTTCACCAGTCGACCTCAAGTGAGTGCTGATAATGagcctctgtggagacctataGTGACAGTCATAGATGACccagagtgcctctgtggagacctatCGTGACAGTCATTGATGACccagagtgcctctgtggagacctatCGTGACAGTCATTGATGACccagagtgcctctgtggagacctataGTGACAGTCATTGATGACccagagtgcctctgtggagacctatCGTGACAGTCATTGATGACccagagtgcctctgtggagacctataGTGACAGTCATTGATGACCCAGActgcctctgtggagacctataGTGACAGTCATTGATGACccagagtgcctctgtggagacctatCGTGACAGTCATTGATGACccagagtgcctctgtggagacctatCGTGACAGTCACTGATGACCCAGActgcctctgtggagacctataGTGACAGTCATTGATGACccagagtgcctctgtggagacctataGTGACAGTCATTGATGACCCAGAGTGCCTCGGTGGAGACCTATAGTGACAGTCACTGATGACCCAGAGTGCCTCTATGGAGACCTATAGTGACAGTCACTGATGACccagagtgcctctgtggagacctataGTGACAGTCATTGATGACccagagtgcctctgtggagacctataGTGACAGTCATTGATGACCCAGActgcctctgtggagacctataCTGACAGTCACTGATGACccagagtgcctctgtggagacctataGTGACAGTCACTGATGACccagagtgcctctgtggagacctataGTGACAGTCACTGATGACccagagtgcctctgtggagacctataGTGACACTATAGGTCTCTTGCACTCTTATAAGAAATCCTCCAACACCAGAACACAGAAAAGCCACCCAACTCTATGTAGCGTAGATACACTCAAGAAAACCGTTCACCCATAATCATATTCTTTCCCAGCCATATCAATACCCTTTTGACACATCAATAGGCTCAAATACCCTCAATCCTATTAGATATTTAATTTTTTGAATATGAAAACCCTGCCTGGGTGTAATTTTAAATCCTATGCTACTGAACTGCAAAATATTACAGCTAAGCCTAAGGGTGCCaagtttttcattattttagatTACTAGCTTGCTTATTGTTATACGTCAATCACTGAGAAAAAAAACTTGACAATAAGCTGAAACCTATAAATCAGAAattaaaattattattttttactctCATGCAGATGTTATATAGAGTTACAACTGAATGCTAATCTTTTTAACAAGTTTGTTGTCATAAATTTACAAGGGCATTGAATAGTTTTGTGTGCAACATAATTGGTTCAGGATTTGATCAGTGTAAACAAATAACATGGTGATTGTGACCTTTTCACACCGACCCTAAAATGGGTTGGTATGATTCACAATGCCAGGGTCATGGCTCACCAGTCATTTCTCACAGCACCTTGGTTAATTGACTttgtcatagattctatgagaGCATAAAGCaagagaaatgagaaatagAGAGCTTTACAATTATCTAACCAGGGTATAAAATCTTCACTTCAGCAAGTAAAATGAGATTATGAGACAAAGCGCTGAACACTTGTTCTAAAACCTTCAAACTGTACTGTGGTAGCCCAACAACCTGGCCATAAAAACATGTCAATCTCCTGTGGAGACTAAGATATGGGCAATCTAAAGAGCAAACATGGAGCATTCAAGATGAAATGGGACGGTAAACACCAATCATTATCATCGCTAAGTAAGCACCAGACAGTAAACAGAGTTACAAGTACAAACTGGAGAGAATAATTGGTATTTAACAGGATTTTTGAGAAAGGAGTCCATCCATTGTCAACATCTCCAGATTTTGACTCAATCTCGCATTTCACCCTTCATTTTAAATCATACAAGAAATATAAAACCCAGGGTTGATCCGCCCTAAATCAGTTGCAATGTTGGTCATGGTTGTGTGGTGTCAAGATATGTGAGAACACTGCCAGAGTCCATGTATGTCTAGAGATATGTGAGAACACTGCCCGAGTCCACGTATGTCTAGAGAAAGTTCACCGAGGATTAACTTGAGGGCAATTTTAACGGAAATTGATCGGTCTGTATTGACATTTTCTCAACTCAAGTTTCTTGTGCTGCACTCCTTCCAATGACTGGTCAGTGCAGTGTATACACCACGAGCTCTTGTCTCTCACTGTCAAGGCTTTGACTCTTCATATCAGATTTAAACTGGATTTCacatgttttgtcattttcagataTTTGACCAGTTGTTTTTGTAAAATGAGGTTGAATGAGATGAAGGCGTCCTACAGCTATTTGAACACTATGGTTGGAAAATGGGTGAaacaaatataaaaaatataaaaaatatcaaaattattgAGATTATACCTAAGGTCTGCTAAAAGGAGTTTCACTGTCCTAAGTGTTGTTGTTCTGAGAACTTTGGATTCGGCCAACAAGTCACAAATGGTCAAAACAAGACTAATGGGGTTTGAAAAGCAATAGTAAGACTGACCACTTAATGGACATAAATCGAGGACAATGTTAGACCAAGTACACTACATTAGTGATTGAGACTTATTCAAAGATATAATCCAATCAAACACATTAGGTCATAAAGCTATTGGTGAGTAACGAGAGAACAATACAAATAGTCTTGAAACGAGTTGATCAGGCTGTTGAACATAGACCTAGACCAAGAGGGTATGGAACAGCAATGGAGCCAGGTTTATATCAGAGGAAACCACTCCTTAACATCAAGGTGTGGAATTACAATGGAAAACTTCAAACAAGGTAACCTTTCATCTTCTGTAGGCCTTGTTTCAGATAGCTGGAGATTTAAAGGCCTAGTTTCAGACAGCTAGACGTGCCTTTTTGTCTGTGGACTCTGGCTCAATGAACAGTTGTCTCATTCTCTGAGCTAGAATGACTGTCTCAATCATCCATCTGAAGCACTCCATGGACTGATGCAGGACACCGTGCATTCATCAACACCCTCACACCTTTGGGACACTGACCGTCAGGACAGATACACCGTGCATTCATCAACACCCTCACACCTTTGGTACACTGACCGTCAGGACAGATACACCGTGCATTCATCAACACCCTCACACCTTTGGGACACTGACCGTCAGGACAGATACACCGTGCATTCATCAACACCCTCATACCTTTGGTACACTGACCGTCAGGACAGATACACCGTGCATTCATCAACACCCTCACACCTTTGGTACACTGACTGTCAGGACAGATAGGACAGATCCACCGTGCATTCATCAACACCCTCACACCTTTGGTACACTGACCGTCAGGACAGATACACTGTGCATTCATCAACACCCTCACACCTTTGGTACACTGACTGTCAGGACAGATAGGACAGATACACCGTGCATTCATCAACACCCTCACACCTTTGGTACACTGACCGTCAGGACAGATACACCGTGCATTCATCAACACCCTCATATCTTTGGGACACTGACCGTCAGGACAGATACACCGTGCATTCATCAACACCCTCACACCTTTGGGACACTGACCGTCAGGACAGATACACCGTGCATTCATCAACACCCTCACACCTTTGGTACACTGACCGTCAGGACAGATACACCGTGCATTCATCAACACCCTCACACCTTTGGTACACTGACCGTCAGGACAGATACACCGTGCATTCATCAACACCCTCACACCTTTGGTACACTGACTGTCAGGGTAAAATCCACTTGCCTTTTATACAAGGTTTAGAGTAAAGCCACTGTTAAATTTATGCCTTTTAGCTTTTTATAGGCTGGATCTTcatgtaattacatgtaatttgggAATTGTTTTTTCATGGGTCTTATTACTGACCATGGTATAAAGCTTGTTTGGGGGTAATGGACTTAAATTTAAAAGCTTGGCTTCTTTTTTTGTGGTAATATGTGGCAGGCACTTAGTTTGCATTGCAATGTTGAGTCACTGTAAGTACTTCTATGAATGATGTATTCACCAAATCCTGCACGGTCACAGGATCACAAACTGTGGTCAAATCATTTAAGAACTTTCTTCAACAAAAGGTGATAGACCAGGAAATCATAAAGTGCTCTGATATCACCAAAGCTGAAATGTCAAAGCATAAACCACCCATGCAAATCTGTCAGTAAAGGACAGGGAAGAGTCATATGCGCGGGGAAGAGGCCCTCTATACATCTGTATGTTATGTTTCCACCAACTAGGACATTACATGTTCAAGTGGGCAGTATGGAAGAACCATTAACTTCAAAGAAGGTACAAAACCTGTCAAGTAGGAAATGGGTTAACATGAGCAAATGCTTTTCTGTGCAATTGTCATTTGAGACCAAGTCAAATATGATCACAAGGCTCATTGGTCTCATTCACACCTCATGATGTCCTTTCCCTGTGTGCCTACACACTAACTGTCAACAAGAGAAGCTCACACTAACTTGGCCTCTGAGTCCCATACAAGCATAATGCTCCCTGTGTGCCTACACACTAACTGTCAACAAGAGAAGCTCACACTAACTTGGCCTCAGAGTCCCATACAAGCATAATGCTCCCTGTGTGCCTACACACTAACTGTCAACAAGAGAAGCTCACACTAACTTGGCCTCAGAGTCCCATACAAGCATAATGCTCCCTGTGTGCCTACACACTAACTGTCAACAAGAGAAGCTCACACTAACTTGGCCTCAGAGTCCCATACAAGCATAATGCTCCCTGTGTGCCTACACACTAACTGTCAACAAGAGAAGCTCACACTAACTTGGCCTCTGAGTCCCATACAAGCATAATGCAGTGCAATACAAGAAACTTGAGCTGAGACAAAGCAAGTATTAGGAGGATTAAACCTCTCACATATAAAGAGGCCTTCCACATTGATTATGACATAACCTAATGGATAATTGTAACAAACTGACAAACAATTGGGATTTGTTATAATGTTTAAAAGGAAAGTGATGTGCGTTGTGGCAATGATTGGATTCTTATCAAATACTTCAACTTCTTTTCTTGTTGACTTTCAGGGTGACATTGATTCGgaaaaagaaactgaagaagTCTCGAATGTTATTACAGGCGAACCCGAGTTTAACCACGAAGGATCACAATGACAAACCTGGGATGATGACCGAGTATCAAAACATCAACCTGGATCCCAGTATCGCTCAGAATAGTCCTTCCAACGCCAACCTCGAATCAgcaaaatatcgagaaatgTGTAAATTCTACAGTTCACCGTATAACGTGACAACTAAACATCATGCGCCCTCTAACAATACGGCTTGGCGCCACGGGCGCAGGATTAACCATGTGGCACATTTGAAACCGTTACCGAAAATAGTCAAATTCCAAGATGAGAATAAAGAGGAGTTGTCTGGGGAGTATGAAAATATGGAAGCCGGCGTCGCAGTCACAAAATGGTCAGAGAAAACATTTAATAAGTGCTTGCCTAAAGCGACGTCAGTGACAGGATACATGACTGGATCACTGGCAGGGAGACGTGAGATAGATGAGGACAGTGAGACGATACGGTCTACGCCAACTGACTCTACAAGCGAGAGTAATACCACAGACAACCTCTCTACAAAATCACAGAAATCTAAGAAAAGGGTACAATTTGTTGGGATAGACGAGAAGAGGACTAGGAGAACTTCACCCACCACAAAGggcaaaaaatcaaaatgtcaaacatCTCTACTAGCTGCTAACCCATACGCATATATAAAAGATGAAAAGACTGGTAAATTACCTGTTATTTATGAGGAAAAGggggtgctgccacctattgtGGAGAAATATACAACAAATGTTAGTTTACAACATGTGAGGAATGCGTGCATTCCGGGGAATAAGTATCAATCGGCAGCCATGCGATGGCGGTCAGTCTATGACAAGATACGACCAACCAATCATATGAAGACATTTACGGAGGTGGTCTACGCGGTGAGGGCACGCATGAATGAGCTGAAGGTGACGCCAGATAAGGACATGAAGGCAGAGGATGACGACTCCCGTGACGGAAGACAAGAAACAGTCAAGGTGAGTTCTCCACAAATCTTGCCAGGTTAGGCTGACTGAAGACAATGCCAGTCGatcatccaacatcttgatTTTTTTACACTTTTACAATTTAAGGTAAAAATCTCCGCCCCAAGAATATGATGAAGTCAACATCCTCTTCTTTCTCTTTGAGAATAGTTTCTATGGGTGGTAGGACAGACACTCTTACTACTCAAACTCAACTTGTCCCCACATTACACCAGAATGCAACTGGTGAGGACTATTGTAGTAAAGCCTATTGTAGTAAAGTGTATGTATGGTATGTCCTGCTCACTAAAACACTGATGGAACTAAATCACCATGCAGGGACAATACTGAGGCCTGAACAACCATCAGGACTGGGTGGTTTGCTCATGTGCTTTGAATCATGCAAGGCTCAGTCAAGAACAGACAGCTTTTGGCCACAAGACAAAGTGGTATTCATGCTCTGTTTACTTGAGGTATGTTACAACCATTGTCTACACACAAAGCACTGGTGTCTGCACATACAATGACTTGACCAATGTCATGATGTTTACTTGAGGTATGTTACAACCATTGTCTACACACAAAGCTGTGATGTCTGCACATACAATGACTTGACCAATGTCATGATGTTTACTTGAGGTATGTTACAACCATTGTCTACACACAAAGCTGTGATGTCTGCACATACAATGACTTGACCAATGTCATGATGTTTACTTGAGGTATGTTACAACCATTGTCTACACACAAAGCTGTGATGTCTGCACATACAATGACTTGACCAATGTCATGATGTTTACTTGAGGTATGTTACAACCATTGTCTACACACAAAGCTGTGATGTCTGCACATACAATGACTTGACCAATGTCATGATGTTTACTTGAGGTATGTTACAACCATTGTCTACACACAAAGCTGTGCACATACAATGACTTGACCAATGTCATGATGTAACGTCAACACAATGGAGAGCAATGTCACAATGAGACAGAGAGAAGTAGCTGTTAGTTTCTCTGTATATGTGTTGGTCTACAGGCCAACAGTGTAACAATGACCGGATGTGCATGTACGTAAGGACTTGATCTCCTGGTTATAAATCTGTGTTAATTCTCTTTCAGATTGTGAAGACAAGTATCATGCAGGCTCCGACCACCCAGAGAATCAACGCTAATGGTGTGAAGATGTACCCTATAGATACGGATCAGTGTATGGCTGCAGAGTGTACATGATATTTCCTCTTCGTGGACTTGACTAGAGAACTTGTACTAAGCATTCTGCTTATAGTCAGAAGGGGCAACCATTTTGAACTTGAGCTTTTTTGTTTTGGACATTTGCAAGGAATGCCTGCTCAAAAGGCTTGAGTATTCTCAGGAGCTGGTACTATCTAGACTTGCACTAATGTTTCAAACGAGCTTGGCGGGAACGTGTCACAGCTTTCAGCGTGACACTAGTACTCGTGTTTTCAATAGCAACATGGTGATCATGTTTAGTAGTCTGCTTGATAGGGACTCATGGAATAGAAATGTTATGAGCAGATAAACTCGGCTTCATTACTGAATAATGACATGTAGTAATTGGTCAACATGACAACAGAAGGAATGATGTAAGCATCTCTTTATCTCATGAAACGCTGTATTATTagtttttctcatttcacaaagataGACTTTGTGCCAAAATTTATAAAAGGGATATTTGAGACAAGAAAATGTTGTTTGAATCTTGGCATAATGAGAATGAGGAATGATATG contains the following coding sequences:
- the LOC135492366 gene encoding uncharacterized protein LOC135492366 isoform X1 gives rise to the protein MVRKNQVQEISFIEFRISEGQPFSLTGGFDLKIYGVTLIRKKKLKKSRMLLQANPSLTTKDHNDKPGMMTEYQNINLDPSIAQNSPSNANLESAKYREMCKFYSSPYNVTTKHHAPSNNTAWRHGRRINHVAHLKPLPKIVKFQDENKEELSGEYENMEAGVAVTKWSEKTFNKCLPKATSVTGYMTGSLAGRREIDEDSETIRSTPTDSTSESNTTDNLSTKSQKSKKRVQFVGIDEKRTRRTSPTTKGKKSKCQTSLLAANPYAYIKDEKTGKLPVIYEEKGVLPPIVEKYTTNVSLQHVRNACIPGNKYQSAAMRWRSVYDKIRPTNHMKTFTEVVYAVRARMNELKVTPDKDMKAEDDDSRDGRQETVKIVKTSIMQAPTTQRINANGVKMYPIDTDQCMAAECT
- the LOC135492366 gene encoding uncharacterized protein LOC135492366 isoform X2, yielding MLLQANPSLTTKDHNDKPGMMTEYQNINLDPSIAQNSPSNANLESAKYREMCKFYSSPYNVTTKHHAPSNNTAWRHGRRINHVAHLKPLPKIVKFQDENKEELSGEYENMEAGVAVTKWSEKTFNKCLPKATSVTGYMTGSLAGRREIDEDSETIRSTPTDSTSESNTTDNLSTKSQKSKKRVQFVGIDEKRTRRTSPTTKGKKSKCQTSLLAANPYAYIKDEKTGKLPVIYEEKGVLPPIVEKYTTNVSLQHVRNACIPGNKYQSAAMRWRSVYDKIRPTNHMKTFTEVVYAVRARMNELKVTPDKDMKAEDDDSRDGRQETVKIVKTSIMQAPTTQRINANGVKMYPIDTDQCMAAECT